Proteins from one Fervidicoccaceae archaeon genomic window:
- the preA gene encoding NAD-dependent dihydropyrimidine dehydrogenase subunit PreA encodes MSQFEKLKTQVASVEFSNPFILGSGPPTRDAERIIRAAKMGWGGAVHKTVVIPPTKDPTPHIILRSIDGFYFINQNIELLTTYPVEQWEKWIKEIKAKAPSDFILISSIMGGIDPKSWIEPLQRVQDAGTDFIELNVSCPHGSPEKYMGAYIGQDAGLVGSIVREVKKYAKVPVSVKLTPIVTDIKPIALSAHSGGADAFTIANTHGTGIIGIDVYKDEPLPNVRGFSTPGGLSGPAVKPAVLRLIYEVSTAIPSAHIFGLGGIVSWYDAVEHMMVGARAVQLVTAVLWYGYGIINNLIEGLQKYMEERKFHSIDDIVGRVRNKIVPHSSLSFEEWGATFVDPALCISCGRCLDPCRDAGGGALYYDSDAKVVRSNPKDCIGCGLCINLCPTGAIRLLPKDEAERKYNESLLKTAPSLSTRLHREYEKKHIESIVKYES; translated from the coding sequence ATGTCCCAGTTTGAAAAGTTGAAAACACAGGTTGCGTCTGTGGAGTTTTCAAATCCTTTTATCTTGGGCAGTGGCCCCCCAACAAGAGATGCTGAAAGAATAATAAGGGCAGCAAAAATGGGATGGGGCGGGGCAGTGCACAAGACCGTCGTAATTCCCCCAACTAAGGATCCTACTCCGCACATTATACTCAGGAGCATAGATGGATTCTACTTCATTAATCAAAACATAGAGCTGCTCACAACCTACCCTGTAGAGCAGTGGGAGAAGTGGATAAAGGAGATAAAGGCAAAGGCTCCAAGCGATTTCATTCTCATCTCGAGTATAATGGGAGGGATTGATCCCAAGAGCTGGATAGAACCTCTTCAGAGAGTGCAGGATGCTGGAACAGACTTCATAGAACTCAACGTTTCCTGCCCTCACGGGAGCCCTGAAAAATATATGGGAGCTTACATAGGACAGGATGCTGGGCTCGTTGGAAGCATAGTTAGGGAGGTTAAAAAGTACGCCAAGGTCCCAGTAAGCGTCAAACTAACTCCAATAGTTACAGACATCAAACCAATAGCACTCAGTGCTCATAGTGGAGGAGCTGATGCTTTTACCATAGCCAATACGCACGGAACTGGAATAATTGGCATAGACGTATATAAGGATGAACCCCTTCCAAATGTAAGGGGTTTCTCGACTCCAGGGGGACTAAGTGGTCCAGCAGTAAAGCCAGCAGTTCTGAGGCTGATATATGAAGTTTCTACTGCAATACCAAGCGCACATATCTTTGGACTTGGGGGCATAGTGAGCTGGTACGATGCAGTAGAGCACATGATGGTCGGAGCCAGAGCGGTTCAGCTTGTTACCGCGGTTCTCTGGTACGGCTATGGGATAATAAACAACCTGATTGAAGGCCTTCAAAAGTATATGGAGGAAAGGAAGTTTCACAGCATCGATGATATTGTGGGGAGAGTGAGGAACAAGATAGTTCCCCATTCTTCGTTGAGCTTTGAGGAATGGGGAGCAACCTTTGTAGATCCTGCCCTCTGCATCTCTTGCGGAAGATGTTTAGATCCCTGCAGAGATGCAGGAGGTGGTGCCCTCTACTACGACTCTGATGCAAAGGTGGTTCGCAGCAATCCAAAGGACTGCATAGGATGTGGGCTATGCATAAATCTATGTCCTACAGGAGCAATTAGGCTATTGCCAAAGGATGAGGCCGAGAGAAAATACAACGAGAGTCTTCTCAAAACAGCTCCCAGCCTCTCCACCAGGCTTCATAGAGAATATGAAAAGAAGCATATCGAATCAATTGTTAAGTATGAGAGCTGA
- a CDS encoding electron transfer flavoprotein subunit alpha/FixB family protein — MRVLAAMLGRSSAKLSAHVLSASALIGESASLFVYDPELSKNEASLSVPAVFDEGWLAIGEHPVLPEEIKNCLRKVLEMGDFSAVIFNDSPLSFWVAPLLAGELRLPIITEVIGARKEENKIIVIRPLNQESVWGEYEILSDRFVLIIRRGSLFPKPSELKKMFLEEMKIEKIGGKTEAISWSETDGSKLEDAPIVIGIGDGVRQSNTLKEALELAKILGAEYCCTKPVVESGIMERERIVGMSGKRISPKLYMALGISGSAYHLAGVMSSEIILSINLDRNSSMNKNSDYYYVGDLRTVLPRLIELFRQMPSSPP; from the coding sequence TTGAGAGTTCTCGCTGCGATGTTGGGAAGATCCTCTGCCAAGTTATCCGCGCATGTGCTTTCAGCTTCTGCTCTCATTGGGGAGAGCGCCTCCCTTTTTGTATATGACCCCGAGCTGAGTAAAAATGAGGCATCTCTGAGCGTGCCCGCAGTTTTTGATGAGGGATGGCTTGCTATCGGAGAGCATCCTGTCTTGCCGGAGGAAATAAAGAACTGCTTAAGAAAAGTTCTTGAAATGGGTGATTTCTCTGCAGTTATCTTCAATGATTCTCCTCTTTCCTTCTGGGTTGCGCCTCTCCTAGCTGGAGAGCTCCGTCTTCCCATAATAACTGAAGTTATAGGAGCAAGGAAGGAGGAAAATAAAATCATCGTGATTAGGCCACTCAATCAGGAGTCAGTATGGGGAGAATATGAGATCCTCTCTGATAGGTTTGTTCTGATTATTAGAAGGGGAAGCCTATTTCCAAAGCCTTCAGAGTTGAAAAAAATGTTTTTGGAAGAGATGAAGATAGAGAAGATCGGTGGAAAAACTGAAGCAATAAGTTGGAGCGAAACTGATGGAAGCAAGCTGGAAGATGCTCCAATTGTAATTGGAATCGGAGATGGAGTGAGGCAGAGTAATACTTTGAAGGAAGCTCTTGAGTTGGCAAAGATCCTGGGAGCCGAATACTGCTGCACTAAGCCTGTCGTGGAGAGTGGAATTATGGAAAGGGAGAGAATTGTTGGTATGAGTGGGAAGAGAATATCTCCCAAGCTATATATGGCCCTTGGGATCTCCGGATCTGCTTACCACCTTGCAGGGGTAATGTCCTCGGAAATTATATTGTCAATAAATCTGGACAGAAATTCTTCCATGAACAAGAACTCTGACTATTATTATGTTGGAGATCTTAGGACGGTTCTACCAAGATTGATTGAGCTCTTCAGACAGATGCCCTCCTCTCCACCCTAG
- a CDS encoding winged helix-turn-helix domain-containing protein produces MEEIDVKARDANNQVAKLIVKAIDDDLRIAILRLIIREGPLSFRAISRKLGTNYKRLEKAINNLKKAGLLTYIEARPSKDKCFKLYYIPDHILQPIKIALSEED; encoded by the coding sequence ATGGAAGAAATCGACGTGAAAGCAAGGGATGCGAACAATCAAGTAGCAAAACTGATAGTAAAGGCCATAGATGATGATCTGAGAATAGCCATATTGAGGCTAATCATAAGAGAGGGACCTCTCAGCTTCAGAGCAATCTCCAGAAAGCTTGGAACTAACTATAAGAGGCTAGAGAAAGCAATAAACAACCTGAAAAAGGCTGGACTTTTGACCTATATTGAGGCAAGGCCATCAAAGGATAAATGCTTCAAGCTATACTACATTCCAGATCACATATTGCAGCCCATAAAGATTGCTCTGAGCGAAGAAGATTAG
- a CDS encoding DUF5305 family protein yields the protein MSRGSKKHTLLLIISALLIIAGLALSIASYSKPEQLTKTTLLYNEFRESDFQIYLHFLPNEIYPSDYITFSTGVPIYASLVNEIVVNQTEKLSGGSFSGNATYTIALVHPDGWTKNYYLSSMNVTGMSSFSKTFVLNLSEVTSYMDYLSRQAGLRLTSYNISISSSGPAEVLIGGYRATSVFSHELVIKVDLSRNRIEIGTPLHYSANISKTNSTIIQNSISGMSVSTARTLSILISIAGTASLFLYVAVRESRASSEQEKFEKKYGSIIIKGSTQNPLCTSTRIELKDPEELVKASKILERPIVAGSEGEYIVNDRDICYVYKFLD from the coding sequence GTGAGCAGAGGCTCAAAGAAGCACACACTCCTTCTAATCATCTCAGCTCTCCTGATAATTGCGGGCCTCGCACTCTCAATTGCATCTTACTCAAAACCAGAGCAGCTGACGAAAACCACCCTCCTGTACAATGAATTCAGAGAGTCCGACTTTCAGATCTACCTTCACTTTCTTCCCAACGAGATATATCCCTCTGACTATATAACATTCAGTACAGGTGTTCCCATCTATGCTTCTCTAGTCAATGAAATCGTGGTAAATCAAACAGAGAAGCTGAGCGGTGGGAGCTTCAGCGGAAATGCCACGTATACCATAGCACTAGTTCATCCAGACGGATGGACAAAGAACTACTACCTAAGTAGCATGAATGTCACTGGCATGAGTTCATTCTCAAAAACCTTTGTGCTAAACTTGAGCGAAGTTACATCCTACATGGACTATTTATCGAGACAGGCAGGTCTGAGGCTAACTTCGTATAATATAAGCATAAGCTCCAGCGGTCCTGCAGAAGTTCTCATTGGAGGATATAGAGCAACGAGCGTCTTCTCTCACGAACTAGTTATCAAGGTTGATCTTTCGAGAAACAGGATAGAAATAGGCACCCCACTCCACTACTCAGCAAATATATCGAAAACAAATTCCACTATAATACAGAACAGCATCTCTGGAATGAGTGTTTCCACTGCTAGAACGCTTTCTATTCTAATTTCCATTGCTGGAACTGCTTCCCTTTTCCTATATGTAGCTGTGAGGGAGAGCAGAGCATCGAGTGAGCAGGAGAAGTTCGAGAAAAAATATGGCAGCATAATAATTAAAGGAAGCACTCAGAACCCTCTATGCACTTCCACGAGGATTGAGCTCAAGGATCCTGAAGAGCTGGTAAAGGCGTCAAAAATACTGGAGAGGCCAATTGTTGCAGGCAGTGAAGGAGAGTATATTGTAAATGATAGAGATATTTGTTACGTATATAAATTTTTGGACTAA
- a CDS encoding signal peptidase I, with product MMAGISASLLILAPNIALLLRNFSGFLISYNLWILSVLPAVGLLHRRGKGILKLSDSLIASTSLLLIYTMMGLAIGFDFKQALSPVFLLSYIPLIAIQDLGAETLRAASISFMKRESMKYAVGTMAGFLYQGSVLSTLSLLQSSYNLPARALDLIIYSALLTTILILSGPISTFLFRFVQDLYWGIFPLTASRASLGPAWYGFDSLILFFFLIYFSSLNCTLRGSRLTLFSSRLKRIVKQLIPISSFLIIAILFLSMISLRLQPFVIVSESMKPQFEVGDIVIVSLSHRSPELGEIVLYRGSNGELIAHRVVAISKEGLVTRGDALPTADPDPVKIEQIIGTVRWKIPWIGWITIILRNGASYIYNVAGSLEGRSIFMLLIASAAILILKKGLNGRGAIRK from the coding sequence ATGATGGCTGGCATTTCAGCCAGCCTCCTCATCCTTGCTCCTAACATAGCCCTACTTTTGAGGAATTTCTCAGGCTTTCTGATTTCCTATAACCTATGGATCCTCTCAGTTCTTCCTGCGGTAGGATTACTCCACAGAAGAGGAAAAGGAATCTTGAAGCTATCCGATTCTCTAATAGCATCAACTTCTCTCCTCCTTATATACACGATGATGGGCCTAGCTATCGGTTTTGACTTCAAACAAGCTCTATCTCCGGTCTTTCTTTTATCCTATATTCCCCTCATAGCAATACAGGACCTTGGAGCTGAAACACTAAGAGCAGCATCAATATCATTCATGAAAAGGGAAAGCATGAAGTACGCAGTTGGTACTATGGCTGGCTTTCTATACCAGGGAAGCGTGCTATCTACCTTATCTCTGCTGCAATCCTCTTACAATCTTCCTGCTAGAGCTCTCGACCTCATCATTTACAGCGCCCTTCTAACTACAATCCTAATACTCTCAGGACCAATTTCAACATTTCTATTCAGATTCGTCCAGGATTTATATTGGGGGATCTTTCCCCTAACTGCTTCTCGCGCTTCTCTGGGACCTGCTTGGTATGGCTTCGATTCCCTCATTCTGTTCTTCTTTCTCATTTATTTCTCATCTCTCAACTGCACTCTGAGGGGATCAAGACTAACTCTGTTCAGCAGCAGATTGAAAAGAATTGTGAAGCAGCTGATTCCCATCAGCAGCTTCCTCATTATAGCTATCCTCTTCCTTTCAATGATATCTCTTAGATTGCAGCCATTTGTCATAGTGAGCGAGAGCATGAAGCCTCAGTTCGAAGTAGGGGATATAGTAATAGTTTCCCTCTCTCATAGGTCTCCAGAGCTTGGGGAAATAGTGCTCTACAGAGGAAGCAATGGCGAGCTGATTGCCCACAGAGTTGTTGCTATAAGCAAAGAAGGATTAGTTACAAGGGGAGACGCCCTTCCAACAGCAGATCCAGATCCAGTAAAAATAGAGCAAATAATTGGGACAGTTAGATGGAAAATACCTTGGATAGGATGGATAACAATTATCTTGAGAAATGGAGCAAGCTATATATATAATGTAGCAGGAAGCTTAGAGGGGAGGAGCATATTTATGCTATTGATAGCATCAGCAGCAATTCTCATTCTGAAGAAAGGCTTAAACGGAAGAGGTGCCATCAGAAAGTGA
- a CDS encoding SdrD B-like domain-containing protein: MNNSKIWFFLLLFIGSILTAAMAMWGESLKVNTSVNTGELDIRFVPGSVITSDPCGSFPGYDWNATYYPNAGATQLDKNVGCTAIQLIDSDGDGDHDTLNMVIYNAYPWYYAHTAFKVENDGTIPLKIWRVGINGNYYYAIDGSELLDLNNDGLPDVSIWWGDNFGVQLHPGNSADLSFDVVVLQSAPMGSTLIINITIEAVQWNEYQVPPSVQGGSLSGYVYHDANENQIYDPIEDPLQGIALQLLNSANALIATTVTNSLGFYSFGNLPSGNYIIKVMPPAGYTNTTYTEIVVSLSSGENKINLNFGMKPFPSLSISKDFRHTDVNWKTTGWYLGTPLDMKDGNYIVNVTLDKNGKIKSSVPGVFYGLLNITGSGIFSINVTDVFEDHFDVKVSHGNADIHVFVLKGSNLNEITNSSIIYLNNNNNTAKISLILGTPLSSGDSVLIYLKFEMSDWLDGQEYSSVDKYFTNNATLITNIGSASASATIYLQQHQEK; encoded by the coding sequence ATGAACAACAGCAAGATATGGTTTTTTCTTCTTCTCTTCATAGGCAGCATTTTAACAGCAGCTATGGCCATGTGGGGGGAAAGCCTCAAAGTTAACACCTCTGTAAATACGGGAGAGCTAGATATAAGATTCGTTCCAGGTAGCGTGATCACATCCGATCCCTGCGGCTCTTTCCCAGGCTACGATTGGAATGCAACATATTATCCAAATGCAGGTGCAACGCAACTTGACAAGAATGTTGGATGCACAGCAATACAGCTCATAGACAGCGATGGAGATGGAGACCATGATACACTGAACATGGTAATCTACAACGCCTATCCCTGGTACTATGCTCACACAGCCTTCAAGGTGGAAAACGATGGCACTATACCTCTGAAGATATGGAGAGTTGGCATAAACGGAAACTATTACTATGCTATAGATGGCAGCGAGCTCCTGGATCTGAACAATGATGGACTGCCAGATGTATCCATTTGGTGGGGAGATAACTTTGGAGTGCAGCTGCATCCTGGCAATAGCGCAGACTTGAGCTTTGATGTCGTTGTTCTGCAGAGTGCTCCGATGGGCTCAACACTGATAATAAACATAACAATAGAGGCAGTGCAGTGGAACGAATATCAGGTACCCCCCTCAGTTCAAGGGGGCTCTCTGAGCGGCTACGTTTATCATGATGCTAACGAGAACCAAATATATGATCCTATTGAAGATCCCCTGCAAGGGATAGCACTTCAGCTACTGAACAGCGCAAATGCGTTAATAGCAACGACTGTGACAAACAGCTTGGGCTTCTACTCGTTCGGCAATCTGCCTTCAGGTAATTACATAATTAAAGTTATGCCTCCTGCTGGATATACAAACACAACCTATACAGAGATAGTGGTTAGCCTCTCATCTGGAGAGAATAAAATCAATTTGAACTTCGGCATGAAGCCATTTCCTTCCCTCTCAATCTCCAAGGACTTCAGGCACACAGATGTAAATTGGAAAACCACAGGCTGGTACCTTGGAACTCCTCTGGATATGAAGGATGGAAACTACATAGTGAACGTTACGCTTGATAAGAACGGCAAAATAAAGAGCTCAGTTCCAGGAGTGTTCTATGGACTCCTGAACATAACTGGAAGCGGAATTTTCAGCATAAACGTTACTGATGTATTCGAGGATCATTTCGATGTTAAAGTTAGCCATGGAAATGCAGACATTCATGTATTTGTATTGAAAGGCTCGAATCTCAATGAGATAACAAATTCATCAATTATTTATCTCAATAATAACAACAACACTGCCAAAATCTCTCTTATCCTGGGAACACCACTAAGTTCTGGAGACTCTGTGCTAATCTATTTGAAATTTGAGATGAGTGATTGGTTAGATGGGCAGGAATACAGCTCAGTGGATAAGTACTTCACTAACAATGCAACTCTGATAACGAATATCGGAAGCGCTAGCGCTTCAGCAACCATATATCTTCAACAGCATCAAGAGAAATAG
- a CDS encoding 4Fe-4S dicluster domain-containing protein, translated as MKYYIGNRDAVEKLFEELKASVMVVYGPKVKNGSIVYGELNSINELPLGVGGISSLTHHSVKEVAHPPVQDYIVTEGNYTSYLASVGVSSWALFGVRPCDVSSIKILDALLSDDPIYRQRRERLLWIVAEECLEVGPYCFCGSLETGPSATEGFDISYAFIGRDCVLFRSGTERGDELLSRIPVREIDGESSELRFYEKKVEEGRKKAVSETLAVRNGFGDALDRSMHDAQLWRKLSESCLGCSNCNMVCPTCSCTEFIDDLKMDGSAKRSRLWVGCLSPVYGQIAGMHFRKEQYMRYRHFVLHKFLFSSWRIKRNACVGCGRCIAFCPMGIDLRKSLEEVLSSYGRK; from the coding sequence ATGAAGTACTACATTGGAAACAGAGATGCCGTGGAAAAGCTATTTGAGGAGCTGAAGGCTTCTGTTATGGTTGTTTATGGACCAAAAGTGAAAAATGGAAGTATTGTTTATGGAGAGCTGAATTCAATTAACGAACTCCCATTGGGAGTTGGTGGCATCAGCTCTCTGACGCACCACTCAGTCAAGGAAGTAGCTCATCCACCTGTTCAGGACTACATAGTCACAGAGGGAAATTATACTTCATATTTAGCTTCTGTGGGGGTAAGCAGTTGGGCACTCTTTGGTGTTAGACCATGCGATGTTAGTTCGATCAAGATTCTCGATGCCCTTCTCTCGGATGATCCCATCTACAGGCAGAGAAGAGAGAGGTTGCTCTGGATAGTTGCTGAAGAGTGCTTGGAGGTTGGCCCCTATTGCTTCTGTGGATCCCTGGAAACAGGTCCCTCTGCTACAGAGGGATTCGACATATCCTATGCTTTCATAGGGAGAGACTGCGTCCTTTTCAGGAGCGGGACTGAGAGGGGGGACGAGCTTCTATCGAGAATTCCTGTTAGGGAAATTGATGGAGAAAGCAGTGAGCTTCGGTTTTATGAGAAGAAGGTGGAGGAGGGAAGGAAAAAGGCTGTGAGTGAAACTCTGGCTGTGAGGAATGGATTTGGGGATGCCCTGGATAGATCAATGCATGATGCTCAGCTCTGGAGGAAGTTGAGTGAGAGCTGTCTTGGATGCTCAAACTGTAACATGGTTTGCCCTACATGCTCCTGCACTGAGTTCATCGATGATCTGAAAATGGATGGAAGTGCCAAGAGAAGCAGGCTCTGGGTTGGATGTCTTTCTCCAGTATATGGGCAAATTGCGGGGATGCATTTCAGAAAGGAGCAATACATGAGGTACAGACACTTTGTCCTGCATAAGTTCCTATTCTCCTCATGGAGAATTAAGAGGAATGCATGTGTAGGCTGCGGAAGATGCATCGCCTTTTGTCCCATGGGAATCGATCTCAGAAAATCGCTTGAGGAGGTGCTTAGCTCCTATGGCCGCAAGTAG
- a CDS encoding FAD/NAD(P)-binding protein: protein MAASSIAVPKVAEVVEVKNETRDTKTFRILVPDRRSDEFRPGQFIMVYLKGFGEIPISLSDLAEDTDEGTMVTITVRGVGVVSRYMLSSIKEGDKIGIRGPYGRGWPVEEAKGKNVIIAGGGIGFAPLRPVLKFIQRKREEYGRLIVIYGSRGPAEFLYKYELDSYRAFPGTEFVLTVDRPAEGWEGEVGLVPDILKKIRLEGNEMSFICGPEIMMKIASKRLVEMGAEPRRIFVSLERRMRCGFGVCGTCQLGHYYVCKDGPVFSYEEVSRYMEVEGI, encoded by the coding sequence ATGGCCGCAAGTAGCATTGCTGTTCCGAAGGTTGCTGAGGTAGTTGAAGTGAAAAATGAGACCAGGGACACAAAGACATTCAGAATACTTGTTCCTGATAGGAGGAGCGATGAGTTCAGGCCAGGGCAATTCATAATGGTCTACTTGAAGGGCTTCGGTGAGATACCTATCTCCCTCTCCGACCTGGCTGAGGACACAGATGAAGGGACCATGGTAACAATTACCGTGAGAGGGGTTGGAGTTGTATCTAGATACATGCTGTCGAGCATCAAGGAAGGGGATAAGATTGGGATTAGAGGCCCCTATGGCAGGGGATGGCCTGTTGAGGAGGCAAAGGGGAAGAACGTTATAATTGCTGGGGGCGGAATAGGCTTTGCTCCCCTAAGGCCGGTGCTGAAATTTATTCAGAGAAAAAGGGAGGAATATGGGAGGCTAATAGTAATCTACGGTTCCAGAGGACCTGCCGAGTTTCTATATAAATACGAGCTCGATTCCTACAGGGCATTTCCTGGAACGGAGTTTGTGTTAACTGTAGATAGACCTGCTGAAGGATGGGAAGGTGAGGTTGGCTTGGTGCCGGACATTCTGAAGAAGATTAGGTTGGAAGGAAACGAGATGAGCTTCATATGTGGACCGGAGATCATGATGAAGATTGCCTCAAAGAGGCTCGTTGAAATGGGAGCTGAACCAAGAAGGATTTTCGTTTCGCTGGAGAGGAGGATGAGGTGCGGGTTTGGTGTTTGTGGAACATGCCAGCTCGGACATTACTATGTGTGCAAGGATGGGCCAGTTTTTTCCTATGAGGAGGTCTCCCGCTATATGGAGGTTGAGGGGATATGA
- a CDS encoding nickel-dependent hydrogenase large subunit encodes MSAEEALLTRVEGEGKARLVFVNGRVEKVEIHIFEAPRFIEYIMRGRRPAEVPEIASRICGICSVSYQMAAATAFERGMGIEVPAEQDRLREAIFYAEHVKSNVLHILYLQLPDLLGAPSSLEVFKKDPSLHKMAVDLFMWSRKVMKVLGGRYHNVVNIRIGGVYRMPEIGEVASLSIDAERAITNARKLSEFVLESVERLPNYQQQIRMMSLCSSIDYPVISREICFEERRFDVSKFEDFVRPEQVPYSNSLRYRTREGVVYVVGPISRFNNSFYSLRSEVRRMLKSFGFAPPLRNIHHSIIARAAELYEFILRLAEFIDSYRPEQIELREPRIDPGTYWGAVEAPRGILYHRYRVGSRGVVEEANIIPPTSQNLLAMENFSMEHLYRMELVEKRESREKLIQEVQKVIRQFDPCISCSVH; translated from the coding sequence ATGAGTGCGGAAGAAGCCTTGCTGACAAGGGTTGAGGGGGAGGGGAAGGCAAGGCTAGTATTTGTGAACGGGAGAGTTGAGAAAGTTGAAATCCATATTTTTGAAGCACCCAGGTTCATCGAGTACATAATGAGAGGCAGGAGACCTGCTGAAGTTCCCGAGATTGCAAGCAGAATATGTGGTATATGCAGCGTCTCATATCAGATGGCCGCTGCTACGGCCTTCGAGAGGGGAATGGGGATTGAGGTTCCTGCAGAGCAGGATAGGCTGAGGGAAGCGATTTTCTATGCAGAGCACGTGAAGAGCAATGTCCTTCATATACTCTATCTTCAGCTTCCCGACCTGCTAGGAGCTCCTTCCTCTCTGGAGGTCTTCAAGAAGGATCCCTCGCTCCACAAAATGGCAGTTGACCTGTTCATGTGGTCCAGAAAGGTAATGAAGGTTCTCGGCGGAAGGTATCACAACGTTGTAAACATAAGGATAGGTGGGGTCTACAGGATGCCTGAGATAGGTGAGGTTGCCTCCCTATCCATAGATGCTGAAAGAGCTATAACTAATGCGAGGAAGCTATCCGAATTTGTTCTGGAAAGCGTCGAGAGGCTTCCGAATTATCAGCAGCAGATTAGAATGATGTCTCTGTGCAGCTCCATCGATTATCCAGTGATATCGAGAGAAATTTGCTTCGAGGAAAGGAGATTCGATGTGAGCAAATTTGAGGACTTTGTAAGGCCCGAGCAGGTTCCATACTCGAACTCTCTCAGGTACAGAACTAGAGAGGGAGTAGTGTATGTTGTTGGTCCAATTTCAAGATTCAACAATTCTTTCTATTCGTTGAGGTCTGAGGTCAGGAGAATGCTGAAATCCTTCGGCTTTGCTCCTCCTCTTAGGAACATTCATCATAGTATAATAGCGAGAGCTGCAGAGCTCTATGAGTTCATCCTGAGACTCGCAGAGTTCATAGATTCCTATAGACCTGAGCAGATAGAGCTCAGAGAGCCGCGCATAGATCCGGGGACATATTGGGGTGCAGTTGAGGCTCCAAGAGGCATATTGTATCATAGGTACAGAGTAGGTAGTAGAGGGGTCGTTGAGGAAGCCAACATAATCCCTCCAACATCTCAGAACTTACTGGCGATGGAGAATTTCTCTATGGAGCATCTATACAGAATGGAGCTCGTAGAAAAAAGGGAAAGTAGGGAAAAGTTGATCCAGGAAGTTCAGAAAGTCATAAGGCAGTTCGATCCATGCATATCGTGCTCTGTTCATTGA
- a CDS encoding FtsX-like permease family protein, with protein sequence MRINDIFFLAFRALSRHKVRTILLILSVTIGIAAIIALTSQTEGIGRSISSQLQKLGPDTILVNVMGRRLTDPDVYVISTLDGVNQVIPIVRLTGTVTIGDSTSSATIYGISSQYITSILGEVNLAAGALYQDSAVPMAVIGHDLAFSNTTNQLLISPGQVITVTLNRGGFSQSASQAILIVSGVLNSYGAMSFISPDTSIFIPIQAAMQLSGAGGYDMLLIKVSSVSYIDTVEQDLRNIYGSSVNALSPTQIAQTMQSVIGQMSILLGGIAAISLLAAALGIINMMLVTVTERTREIGTMKAIGFKSRQVMAQILVEGILIGALGSFIGIIVGTLLSYMIPGILTGSFSPFPTSTSRIGMRGASATIALSYQPYINPTIVAISVALGIGVSLVSSIYPARKAASMDPVKALRYE encoded by the coding sequence ATGAGAATAAACGATATATTTTTTCTAGCATTCAGGGCTCTCTCTAGGCACAAAGTCAGAACTATACTGCTGATACTCAGCGTGACAATCGGCATAGCTGCTATAATAGCTCTTACTTCCCAGACGGAAGGAATAGGAAGAAGCATATCCTCACAGCTCCAGAAGCTTGGACCAGACACCATCTTGGTGAACGTCATGGGAAGGAGACTGACGGATCCCGACGTATATGTAATAAGTACCCTTGATGGAGTCAACCAGGTGATTCCAATAGTTAGACTCACAGGCACGGTTACCATAGGAGACTCAACGTCATCAGCAACCATATACGGCATCTCCTCTCAATATATTACATCAATCCTGGGAGAGGTGAATTTGGCAGCAGGAGCGCTCTATCAGGATTCAGCCGTTCCCATGGCTGTTATAGGCCACGATCTGGCTTTCTCCAATACAACCAACCAGCTTCTTATATCCCCCGGGCAGGTGATCACAGTCACTCTAAACAGAGGTGGCTTCTCACAGTCTGCTTCTCAAGCCATATTGATTGTATCAGGCGTTCTCAATAGCTATGGAGCAATGAGCTTCATATCCCCAGATACTAGCATATTCATCCCAATCCAGGCAGCAATGCAGCTAAGCGGAGCTGGAGGATATGACATGCTTCTAATAAAGGTGAGCAGCGTCAGCTACATAGACACAGTAGAGCAGGATCTCAGGAACATATATGGAAGCTCTGTAAATGCTCTTTCACCAACACAGATAGCCCAGACCATGCAGAGCGTGATAGGGCAAATGTCAATACTGCTAGGAGGAATAGCAGCAATATCGCTGCTAGCAGCAGCTCTGGGCATAATAAACATGATGCTTGTAACAGTGACTGAGAGAACGAGAGAGATAGGAACAATGAAGGCCATCGGCTTCAAGAGCAGACAGGTTATGGCCCAAATTCTCGTTGAAGGCATTCTTATAGGAGCTCTTGGTTCTTTCATAGGAATAATAGTCGGCACACTTCTATCATATATGATTCCAGGAATTCTCACAGGCAGTTTTTCTCCATTTCCAACATCTACCTCGAGAATAGGAATGAGAGGAGCGAGTGCTACAATAGCACTCAGCTATCAACCTTACATAAATCCAACAATAGTAGCTATATCAGTAGCCCTAGGAATAGGAGTCAGCCTAGTATCTAGCATATATCCAGCGAGAAAGGCTGCCAGCATGGATCCCGTAAAAGCCCTCCGCTATGAATGA